A stretch of Arachis hypogaea cultivar Tifrunner chromosome 15, arahy.Tifrunner.gnm2.J5K5, whole genome shotgun sequence DNA encodes these proteins:
- the LOC112751638 gene encoding uncharacterized protein, which yields MTAVVRCVGNGTTEKGSEVTAVKGKKGGRKREVLEVSPVKKHGKIKGESLIFTEHDGSETAIWLKGCVVEAVSSSSLPSKKWAKRYPIKVENNKSVVYHGSKLLYIYLETSWENEAWYINMGTTPPSIVAMRVLPMEMNDVCTFEADIEYSGGAVVEIETRLEVGEPQNDKGTECSSNAGAAPSDLEDLSNQLNLGDGVNDSQEPK from the exons ATGACGGCGGTGGTGAGGTGCGTTGGTAATGGCACGACAGAAAAGGGGAGTGAAGTGACTGCGGTAAAAGGAAAGAAAGGTGGAAG GAAAAGGGAGGTACTGGAGGTTAGCCCTGTTAAGAAGCATGGGAAGATCAAGGGTGAGTCACTTATTTTCACAGAGCATGATGGTTCGGAGACAGCCATTTGGCTGAAGGGATGTGTTGTTGAGGCTGTTTCATCATCCAGCCTTCCTTCTAAAAAATG GGCAAAAAGATACCCGATAAAAGTTGAAAACAACAAATCTGTGGTATACCATGGAAGCAAATTGCTTTACATATATCTTGAGACGTCATGGGAAAATGAAGCATGGT ACATCAATATGGGGACTACTCCACCCTCTATCGTTGCAATGAGGGTTCTTCCTATGGAAATGAATGATGTATGCACCTTTGAGGCAGATATTGAATATTCTGGAGGTGCAGTAGTAGAGATTGAAACAAGGCTTGAAGTTGGTGAACCACAGAACGATAAGGGGACGGAATGCTCAAGCAATGCTGGGGCTGCCCCGTCAGATCTTGAAGATCTTAGCAATCAGTTGAATCTTGGAGATGGAGTGAATGATTCACAAGAGCCAAAGTAG